In Miscanthus floridulus cultivar M001 chromosome 8, ASM1932011v1, whole genome shotgun sequence, the sequence TACATCCTCACCACTGTGGTGGATAGGCTTCGTCCGGTGATCTGCCtgacctttaaaatgcttgcctctcTTTTTTACGGGATGCCTGATATGAAGAAATCGACGGTGGCCAATGTGCACAACCTTCTGATATTTATCCAAATACATACTTTTAGTATCATCTAAACAGTGCGTGCAGATGCTATATCCCTTGTTTgtttgtcctgaaagattactaagagcagggcaatcattgattgttatgaacaacaattctCGTAGGTCAAAGTCTTCCTGTTTATGCTCACCCCACACACTTACACCTTTTTTGTTCCACAATAGtaaaagttcttcaactaatggccttATAGGTACACATCAATGTTATTGCTAGGTTGCTTCGGGACTTGGATGAGCACAACCATCATAataaacttccgcttcatgcacagtcaaggaggaaggttgtagatagatAGAGTCACAGGCCAAGTACTACAACTGTTGTTctactccccgaaaggattcatgccATCCGTACTTAGACCAAACCTTAAGTTTTTTGCGTCCTCTGCAATGTCTGGGAATACTCTATCGATTtttctccactgggacccatctgCGGGGTGTCTCAATATatcgtctaccttacggtcttctttgtgccatcgcatcAACTTGACATGCTCTTTGTTTATGAACAAACGTTTCAAGTGttgtattataggagcataccacatcaccTTGACAGGAACTCTCTTCCTCGTCTCCCAGTGGATCTTGAAGAGTCATTGAAGTTCTAGTGGTTGTAGATTGTCTCCAGCCAGTGATTAACATAATTCCATTACAGGTCAGTCTAAGCTTGTTTTGTTTACCTTTTTTTTGTAAATAAAAGAAAATTGTGTGGAGTCCTCGGACCTCCCTTTTCACCTTTCAATTTTACTGACAAATACAATTTTCTGTTGTCTGAACAAAATTTGTTATTTTTGGTTTAGTTGCTCGCATACCATCTGACTGTTCTCCGGGCATTCGATGTGGACCAACCAAGGAAACTGGCGAAGAGTCACTACTATAGAAacgtttttttaggggcggctcgtaattCTTTGTAGGGGCTGTTTGGCCAGTCacccctaccaaaccgtctctacaaatcatgcttTTGTAGGgtcggttcccaggccgcccctacaaatcgatttgtaggggcggctacagtaccaaccgcccctacagtatatttttccacaaaaaaaatttaaatttacaattcaaattcgatcagaacatatattttttatgcacaactccatcatgacttatcttctgcgattgtactgaaactcaataacaatacacatttatttataccAGATTATAACAAATATTCTATGACAATACATGGTGCAAATTATTGTGCTTGCTGTTCATTTAAACTATGAGACTACATATAGGTATATGAAAAGTAATGTGAAAACCAATCTTCTCGTCCACTCGTCTGCACAGCGACCGCAGCATCAGTTTGGCTGATGACAGCTATGCTCATCTTTAGCCATTGCATTAGACTTGCATCGATGATAGCCATGCTGAACTTCTCGTCCACTCATCCGCACACTGCCAATCCACATCAGTGAGAAAATAACTAATTAGTATAATAACCAAATCAAACTCCAAGAGTGAGGACGATAAGGATGTCGACGTATCCCACTGTATTGTTTTATAAAGCATGTGTATGGGTTAGCATCGTGCCTGCAACGACCGATGCAAAGTGATTGAGACCTGAACAAAGGCAGCAATGGCATCTTGagtaatgtaacaccctaaaatttgccacttttgaaaatagagttaaaatgatttatttgtgaatttttgtgcacatgaaaacataggaaaataaaaattttcattaatttaaaatttatcataaggtagaaacgtgtttgttgcattcatgtcggtcgcacctcgtatttctatgtgcaaaatgtgtgttttttatacgtttaggagacgaatatctatctctaggaattttcagcttctttctagaatttaattcctaccttcttcaccttaatctttatgttccaagttcccaacaatatttttatgagctccaaatactttatttgagttcatcatgttccaaagtgtctctgggaattttcccccAATTTTCAGatgtctcggagtatttttcgtggcttaaatatcaattctggacttttctagaattattttatccatgaaattaattaattccaaaaataataaatttttcaTTTTTCACAACGCtcaaagtccatgtgcaataatcctaataaatcctaaaggcccatgtatttatttactaatgggctttaatgattatttaggcccattagtaaatatggagggggtaacatcaattagtaccatatcgtaagttgacgtggatgtggagagtttttcttcctatatatatcaaacaaccccttaggcaaagcacaccaaaactaccgtatggggagcccctagtttggagaATCCTTCGTGTAATAAATcagatttttctcatccttctctcgccatcgccgtcgccgttgccgttgctgtcttgctcctcctacgccaccgaggtacccctaggtaagaccgccatccaaaatgttttcccagacttcgtcttcttttaaaagcgtattttagtCAGTTCACTTCAAaagtacgttttcagctatttacagaattgccactgattttgttttagccataacttctccgttttaactccgatttgacccgttcaaattgcgttaggtttgtaatttcataatctacatgttcatactactgttaagtaggtttttaacttctaaaatttgaggttagatttaatctattattttaataaaggaaatcttgtttatttcatatcttttgcgttttagatccgttttgacccattcaagttgcgttagattcatatcgacgagatctacgcgttagtaacagtggttaccatattactattcctgaaatttcatgtttaaatcatatcttgattaataattatgcaactagattttataaatagaatatgatttgtttcacttttgttttataaatcaaatctaaatttgacttaaattataatctctatacaatatcttatatatgtttttatataattaaaacacatgaagctaatagttttatgagtagatctttcggtagttgtatcttttcaaccgtagcacCGATTACGTGCTTCTCGCGTCTTTGTgttgtagcgagacgtagattcgttttacaaactttttatcttgattttatatttggtgtattgttctgatttagatctattgtttgcttcgtgtatgattgtatggatgcttgtgtggtgctttatgattttgcctagtcggtgagatatacgtggtgatcaagaagagaaagaagaatgttgaagattaaagcttaccgaaggatcggtgttttaaggcaagtatagcatgggatcttccttgttgtcctatttatctttaatcatttaattcatactacatgtgtctaccttgacggccactaaggatttcctagtactttgttaccctataccttaacgcctttgggttattgcattgggtagtatgatgctagtgctcaactacaaccatgatcttgtaacttgactaatggtatatgcaataaacattaaaagatgctttttagcaatatggaacaagggagctagagcattgggctgttttatggtgctctagattcctctccctaaggacttatctataagtgatcattcgggacttacaatacagctgtgagggctatatggctctagctttagctcagtgtgaggaccttttctagcttgttagcggttacctttattggcgtaagaatggctagccgaatcaggtataggacaacctctactcttatgtttatagtcgtgatggaattgtgccattcgacaggggggttcctacatctgtttgccgtgtgaatctaatggccctaacttgttagacgaacatttgacatgcttcatagtgaaccctgccgatctttcttggtagtgggtcaagaggttggccgccttggGCGAAAgcgtaaatcacgactcacagtgaaagtgtacaacctctgcagagtgtaaaactggaatgtcagccgtgctcacggtcacgagcggccttagaacatttatggaatagatgatgaacacagatgatactgatgataaagatgctcactaattattactgtttatgctattcattattcatgtttacctgatcatgtgtttatgggcttgtgataaacttgttgccaaccaattgctaaaagatgactcattaaaagctaaccacagttaaaccagtgtcagccttttgagcctcatgaaccccatgttatatttgttgagtacgacatgtacttacgctttctttacttttcaaatatttggatgaaaatcccggatgggtaccagattgctagagtttggaggaattaagcttgtgatcaaccagtcagttgtccctgtggattttgagtcttcgcttgaagatcggagttgtctttccgccaTCTATACTCTGAGGTCATATTCTTTacactaatacgctatgtatttaagcattgtctattgatattacccttatttgtagctatatgtgatatttgacttcctgggctcacatatgatgtgtatttggttttattcttaaaacggGGTGcgacagagtggtatcagagcaatgctgactgtaggatgcaagcctagttagaaattgaccatcttaaggttttgaaattgctataaaatccttgttctataattcttgatattttcttctctactatgtatctatccttgatatttatctcctccttgatgcttattttaaagtccttgttctcatctccactccttgatttgatatgcttttagaactatctctcatcaccttcttgcgtaatctgaagacgAGTCTttggattgttacccctagtacaatgaaggtgatagtatctcaagttgagtcaatgattgaattatgCATATTTATTGCtggttgaattgtcattatgcttatgcttgttttgaatctttgtaataatTGCAATGATCTTATTGGGTttgcccacaatttcatttagtttataggcctatgGTATAAAgatcagtgcaataaatagtcgggttttggttaTCTCCTGTTTCCTCTATtctgtcttttcggagcagccagtactctttggcttatatctctagTTTTGGATAATCATAAATCATGAAAAAATTCTGAACAAaggtagacttcaatatctttctctgagcgcaagaatcagcctgatagctattttggttatggagatacgaaaatcacaaggcgatacaTCTGTGCTGCTTGGAATCTGGAGTAGTTTCTATTGTTCACTGTTTTCCAGTACgtaaactgcagaatttggaaaagtattctgtaaggaagttgtggataattttataatctttccaacggtataagctacaatatcattggattaataaaatgagagttacagctgttttactgcaCTGCAGTTTTTCATCCCGTGAGGAattccagatttcttgttcttgcccatacaccaGAGTATCATTAGGATGACGAAACGTCTagatattagttagctcatctgaaagaatgtgcaagctatgcttggtgtcccctagtttatcttttcttaagggggtagccaagtggaagaatttgtaagatgaagtatcatacgttctagtttgcgcagcggaagcgtggtggtacccaaagatgtgaaagaAGTTTAGAGTCTCAAcgaggtttgattaaaggttcaaggaaaGTTTATCCAAGGTCAtgaagattttggtagagctactagagaagcttttaagttcgtttggatcaagagacctcagctaagtttATCCAAGGTCAtgaagattttggtagagctactagagaagcttttaagttcaCCTTTCAATTTTACTAACAAATACAATTTTCTGTTGTCTGAACAAAATTTGTTATTTTTGGTTTAGTTGCTCGCATACCATCTGACTGTTCTCCGGGCATTCGATGTGGACCAACCAAGGAAACTGGCGAAGAGTCGCTACTATAGAAacgttttttaggggcggctcgtaatcCTTTGTAGGGGCTGTTTGGCCAGtcgcccctaccaaaccgtctctacaaatcatgcttTTGTAAGatcggttcccaggccgcccctacaaatcgatttgtaggggcggctacagtaccaaccgcccctacaatatatttttccgcaaaaaaaaattcaaatttacaattcaaattcgaccagaacatatatttttcatgcacaactccatcatgacttatcttctgcgattgtactgaaactcaataacaatacacatttatttatacTAGATTATAACAAATATTCCATGATAATACACAATGCAAATTATTGTGCTTGCTATTCATTTAAACTATGAGACTGCACATAGGTATATGAAAAGTAATGTGAAAACCAATCTTCTCGTCCACTCGTCTGCACAGCGACCGCAGCATCAGTTTGGCTGATGACAGCTATGCTCATCTTTAGCCATTGCATTAGACTTGCATCGATGACAGCCATGCTGAACTTCTCGTCCACTCATCTGCACACTGCCAATCCACATCAGTGAGAAAATAACTAATTAGTATAATAACCAAATCAAACTCCAAGAGTGAGGATGGTAAGGATGTCGACGTATCCCACTGTATTGTTTTATAAAGCATGTGTATGGGTTAGCATCGTGCCTGCAACGACCAATGCAAAGTGATTGAGACCTGAACAAAGGCAGCAATGGCATCTTGAGTAATCTAAATGGAAATGGTTCAttaatttggaaaaaaaattggTCAGTATGGAACCTGCTCGATGCCTTTATTGTTCAATCTGCTGTAGACTATAATATAGCTAAGAATGCATGGGCAGGTGAGATTTATGTTATCTGTAGCGGCATGAAGGTTTTTTGAATTTTCCTACCCTATTGAGATAATAGCAGCAGAATCACAAAAGAATTATTTCTGGTGATAGAAAGTAGCATTTTATGAAAGCTTCAGGTAACCAAAACAGAGTAAAAAAAACACCTATTTTATACTGGCGAAGAGCTCATTCTTCTGTATGAATCTGTCAATGATATCCCAGATGATCCATACATCGTCCCTCAAATAACTTATAAAATGATCAACATCAAAGATGACTTCAAATTTCCTGCAGAGAATATATAAGTTCCCAGAGCACGATAATCTGGCAGGAAGCAAATAGCATATCTAAGTAGGCCATATCATGTAAAAGTGGAGCATAGAATCATTTCTTAATTAAAAAGATGCGTGGAAGAGATTGTAAATTAAGCCTAGAAACAACTCTAAGAGCTATATCAAACAGACTCTAATTGACAACTGCCTTTTACACTAAGTCGACCGCACAATTAGAACACTCCTCAAGGTACTTGAAGGAAAGATGGGCAACAACTGTATTCTCATGGTAGCCATAACAAAAGATCTGACAATTATTTAAATTACAGGTTTATAATGATCTTCAAGATGAATGTTAGCCATCATGAATTTCCCATGGATGAGTGGACAATTAGGAAACATACACATTATCTAGGTCAATGAATCCAAATTTGATCAATAAAGCTGCTGTTCTGAAAAGGCCAGATGGAACAGGGCTGTTGACATCCAATCGTTGATAGTACTGgaatttgaaccccaaaatttgagCAGCATGGGACTGTATAGAGGAAATCGTAAGATATTGAAAAAAACACTGCATTAATTAAATCATGTAAGATGTGGTAAAAAACTGAAAATCTGCATAAATTATGAGACTGCTATTATTGGATATTGGTTCTAATAGAACAATTACCTTTAGAAAAGAGGTATGAGCTGATGAAAGATGTTACTATCTTGATAGAGTTCAAAGCATTCCAACACCTGGCAGACAAGAATAACAGAATTACACAAATTCAACACCACACTTCCTTCAAGTCCATGGGTGGACGAAATAGAAAGCATGTATCAGTTTATCTTAAATTGATGCCAGCAGGAATAAAAAAACTCACTTCATATCGCTCTTGCAGAAGCCAAGGCGCAGTAATCAAGGACTCCACAAATGACTTAGTCTGCAAGATGAGTATTCAAATAGAAATCAATGAGCAGTCCCATTTTTAAATCAAAAGGAAAGTAGACATCGAGGAGTATGAATTGTTTCATTTGCTTAAGAAGTAATGCCTAGTTTATTACCATTTTAACAAGACGGCTGCGATATTCCCCGGAGATTGTAATCTGCATGTTGAAGTAAGTTAGCCTGACTAAACACTATTAGAGGAATGTCACTAAACCTAAACACAAGGAGAAAAACTTATCCAAAAAAAGCACAGGTGCCAAAGTTCATGTCAGGGGTCAAAGTCTAATGACCCAATTACAGCAGATAAATAACAAAGCAACAGAGGCAAGAAGATATTGGAGCCAGCTCGAGTGGAGGACTTCTCTTTGTCAAGGTGGCGGGCGACGATGTCGAGGCATGGAGTTGGTGCCGGCTCGAGTGGAGGCGGTGAGCGGCGGGTCTCAACTAGGAATGATACTATAATTCCAAGGCAGGTTGCAATTTGAACAAAGCTACCATATGTACCCCTCACTGTAGGAGGAGAAACCTGCATTCCATCAGAGGTGGACATAGACAAAGAACCAGATGAAAATTATTTCAGAATAGACGGTAAACCATATGAGAACTTTATCAATAGTCATTTAAGAAAACATGATCTACATACCTCCGTTATATAAAGTGAAGCAACTGGTGGACCCAATCTCATCCCTGTTCCTACCAAAAATCTTCCAAGGAGCATACCCTTCAAACTATTGGTGAGAGCACTGCAATTGTATGGTATTGTTTTAGTTACTTCTCATCATTAGCAATATTCTTACTCTCGGGCTTCTATGAGTGGCCAAGGAGCTTTCACACTGCCCACATGAAAATGTAACAGGTAAACTAAGTTTACCCCATATTTGGAAGAACTGCACGGTTCTTACAGGACCATTACATTATGTTACTTTACATCATTGTTCAGTTACTTTGTGTTAATAAGGAAAATTGTATTGTATCTTTGGCTGGGCGAGGAGCTTCCTGTGCCCACATGATACCACGACAAGTAGACTCCCACGTACCTCATATGAAGTAGCCTAACACAGCTGTCAGGACTATCATCATATTCATGGTTCATTCCTAAATCTTAATAAAGttaaattgtaaaaaaaaatcataacGATTAGTTCATGGATTACTCAAGCAGTGCCTGTAAAAAAAAGAGGTAGATATTTGACCCACAATTCAATTTTTCAGCAATTCTACAGAAGCAACAATAGACAGGCAACCAGTCAGCAGGACACTAGTCCAAGAGACCAATTCACCAGCAAGGCAGTCACCAGATGGTACACCCAAGGTCCAAGTAGTAGTACTTAATTGTTTGACAAAAAAACAGACAACTTCCACTGACTCAACCAAAGAATAATGAATGCGAGCAAGTGGCAACTAAATACAACATTAAACCAATCAGAGACATGATCTAGTGAAAGAGAAAGACAAATCAAGTGGCACATGATGTTACCTTATGGCAGCACCAATGATCATAGGCAGTGCACTGAGCTGGAACGCACGGCGTTGCCCAATCCCGTCGGCGATGGAGCCGCTGAAGAGGCACCCAACAAAAGCTCCTCCCAAGCAGATACTCACCACGAGCCTTGCACCCAACAGAAATGCAAGCACAACTTGAGTATAACAAGTAAATGAACTGACCAAAACCACCAGAACTAACTGAAGAAATGCCCGCATACCTTCAGCAAGCGTGTTGCCGGCGAAGCCAAGGTCAGCGGAGATGCTCTCCAAGGGCTCGTTCACCACCCTGCGTCATCACCATCATGGCACCAAATGAGCACGAGTTTCAGATGAGGGCAACAGAGCCATCAGAAGTGCTGAAAACGTGGGCGGAAGGGCACGCACCCGGAGTGGTATCCAAAGAGGAACGAGGTGAGCGTGGCGACACAGACATGCGGCAAGGACATGCGCCACGACGGCCCcgcaccgccaccgccgctgccgctgtcCGTCATTCTCACTGCAGAAATGGAAACGGAAACGGAAACGGAAATGGGAAAAGGAAATGAGATTCAAATCTCACCATAAATTAACCAGTGGTAAGAGGAACGGGGAAAACCCGAGCAGCGTACGAACTTGGCGTCTCGACGTCGGGTTCTGGACGGCACGCGCTTGTAGACGGAGTCAAGCTTCCACCGCATCGCCGTTGATTCTACAGAGACCAATAAGCGATTAAGCGATTCGGCTGCAGAGCCAGTGCAGCCTGGGGAAAGGATTGGAGGGTTCGGGTGTTAGCCGCCGCCACACCGCGAGCCAGAACCCTAGCtccggccccgccgccgcctcggcctcCACCTCCTGCATGGCATCCTCCGGCCTCGGCTGCATCCCGTCGCTCTGGGCGGGCCCCTCTCCGAGCCTCCGCTCGCTGCGTGGGGGTGGGGACCGGATCTAGGCCCGCCGTGGCCGGATCTGCCGCCGGCCACCAGCCAGCACCCGTGCGCTACCTCGGTCGGGGCTCCGCGCCGCCGCAGTGGAGGCAAGGACGAGGACgggggaggtgaggagga encodes:
- the LOC136474389 gene encoding probable plastidic glucose transporter 2 yields the protein MRMTDSGSGGGGAGPSWRMSLPHVCVATLTSFLFGYHSGVVNEPLESISADLGFAGNTLAEGMRAFLQLVVSICLGGAFVGCLFSGSIADGIGQRRAFQLSALPMIIGAAISALTNSLKGMLLGRFLVGTGMRLGPPVASLYITEVSPPTVRGTYGSFVQIATCLGIIVSFLVETRRSPPPLEPAPTPCLDIVARHLDKEKSSTRAGSNIFLPLLLCYLSAVIGSLDFDP